The sequence below is a genomic window from Rudanella lutea DSM 19387.
TATTACACAGTGACACCACGAATTGGCGGAAAAATACTGGCCGATATCACGCTGGCATTCGCCGACATACTGGAGATGCCCCTTATTACGCCCGTTGTTGACCAATTAGCTCAGGAAGAAAAAACTGTTGATGTTGTTCTGCTGATTTACACCAATCAGGAACAGGAGTACAGCGAAGGAAAGGTTAAGCCCTTCCATTACAATAACGATACCCTGTTTTTCGCATCGGTAGTTGAAACACTTCTTCGTCGTCATCCGCTGCTGCAAATGGCAACGTTTGACCAATACGAGATTTACGAACGCGTTGCCGATATTGATTATCAGTATGATCAGTTCGCGGCAAAGAACCACTCGCTTTTTGATGACTCTGACGAAGTAGAATCGATCTTTTTATTGCCACAGGGGGGGATTGATCAAATTAATCAGGCTGTTACGCTTCAACTGATACAGGCGTTTAAGCATAGAGTGAAGCTATATCAGAAACCGGACGGAGCTGACCCTGTAGTATTGACGTTTACAGATAGATTTCTGGATGACCTGAACAAACAGAAGATTCACAAGCATCTTGATGATTATGACTTTGATGCCATAACTGAAGATTTGCATAGTAATACAGGCATTTTTGAAAGAGCCAACTATGCAGCCTTACGGCTAAACCTTCAGTACAATAGTTTGCAACAAGAGATCAGTGAGAAAGAGAAAGTAGCAGATCTCTACCTGGCAATGAAAATTCGCTTTCTTAAACAAAGAAAGTACAACGAATTTCTCTGGCGGGCCCACACGCTAAACGAAGTCTTGTTTAAAATACCAGTTGAAAATATTGTTGGCTCGCTTGGGCAATACTTCAGCTCTGCGTTTGGCAAAAATGACATTAATGAGCCGTTTGAGCAGAAATTAAAACAGATTCACCCCGACTTGATTGCTTACTTGAAGAAAAAAAATGTTGCCGTTAATAATCCTAACCGATGGGCTTACAAAAGTACTTACATTTTTTTATGCAATAATGGGATTTTTGTTGACCCACAAATGGGGCTTCGGAAACGTGTTGGTGACAAGTTGGAGTTGTTTGCTAAAAAGCGAAATGACGCTCAACATGGTTTAGGTTCAATTACCTCAGATGAGATCGATGAAATTTTGGGGGGACAGAAACAAGATTATAGATCAGGACAGCTTTTCGCCGATCTCGATCAAATCTTCAACATCTCTGGCTTCGGTATCTACGACACCATCGCCACCGAAATCCGCAACCTGCTCGATTGACCCAGGCCACTCGACCCTGAACCACTACTCAACCGCCAACAGAATACGCACCTTTACTGGGTGCAGGAACGCGTAGAAAGAGCCATTGGTCATCTTGACTCGTCTATTTGGGCGTCGGTTTCCGATGCAGCCGTAGTGGCGAAGATTAATCAGGCGTTGTAGAGTTTGCAACGGGCACATGATTGCCTGCGGGCGGTTGGTCAGCACAACCAGGAGGCAAAAGAGCTCGTTTCCTGCCTCCCGCTCAACACCAACGATTTCCTGACTATGCCGCTGGGTCAGCACCCCGCCGTACATACGGGTATGTTTAATCGGCTGTGAGTACTGCACAAACGGCTATCGGGTGAAAATAAGACAAACTTTTCGGCACAAGACTTGCTCAATAGTGGCCTGACTATCAGAGAATAAAAGGAGAAAGGTCGGTAGGTGTGAAAATGGTGGCCGACCAGAAGGCCCTATTCAAAGCCTACGGCATTACAATTCCGTTGTTCTAAAATCCATTGGTTTTTAATTGTTACCATCCATACCGCCCCGCCAACGCCCGCGCTTTTTCGGCAAAAGCAGCCCGTTTGTCTATCGGCTCCAGCAGTTCGGCGTCGGGGCCGAGTTCAAACAGGGCGGCTTCCAGTTCGCGGTTCCAGCGGAGATGATAAATGAAGTCAATAAACTCACCCGTGCGTTGCCCGATGTCCTGGGTGTGATGCAGGGGCTTGGTCAACACATAATGAGCGCGGGGAAACCAGACCCGCACCCGGTACTCGCGCAGCGGCTCACCCTCGATGCGCGTAAAGCCGACCACATCGGTCAGGTACGTTGACCAATCTACGTCGCAGGGCCGACGCCGGAGGTCGGGCAGGGGTTTAAGTTTGTCGATTCGGTCGAGGGCGAGGTTGAGCAACCGCTTTGGTTCGGCCGCCCAGCCGTAGATGTGCCAGCGGTTGTTGTATTCCTTCAGCAAATAGGGGCTAAACGTGTATGCCACCGGCTCTCGGCCAAACTCGGTGTAGGTCAGCAGGGCCGGGTGGTCAGCCCTGATCAAATCGTACAGGGGTTTGAGCCAATCGCTACCGGTGTAGAGAGGGTTCTGCTCATAGTGTACCACCGCTTTCTGACTGCTATCGGCCGCAATACCGGCGCGATCTTCTAATTTCAGAAAAACCCCATCGAGCCCCTCAAATTCATTGAGTCGGGCTACCCAGTCGAGGGCGGCTGCCATGTCGGAAACCAGATTTTTTTCATCCGGGAAAAGCGCCAGATACAGGGAAAACCGTTTCGAGCATTCGTACCGGTTCAGGACCTGATTATACCTGATTTCGGCGCCCTGATTCTGCGCCAGCTGCCTGAGCGTATCCAGTAAATTGTAAAAGGTCCGTTCGGAAAAACCATCGAAAAGCGGATTAGGATTTTTCTCGCCGGCAAGTTTGAAAGCCGGTAACGCGTTGTTAACAAGGGCATTATGAATCCGTTTCAGGCGCGTAAACTGCGTATCGGTATAAGGTTGTGGAAGTGCGTTGGACATGGACATCAGGTTTTTAACCCAAAAATGAGCTTTTTATTTTTCACTGCAAAAAGATTGCAGTGGGAGTGGCTTGTTTTGCAACGTTCAATCAAACCAACGCAAGACTATGACAACCTTCACTACCTTCTTTTCGACCCGCACTACTACCGTTTCTGACTCTGCCGACACGCTGTTCTCAACCGAGCCGGTAACGCTCGCCGTGGCTACCGACACGACAGTTGAGCCCGCCGACGCACCCCTGCCACCCGTAAACCTCAACGCTGTGGGCTACGAAAAGGCCGAGCGGCACCGGGGCAATGCACTGGCCCTCGACAACCTGCTCAACCGGGTGCTACGCGGCTATTTGGTGGAGGAACGAAACGACGACGACCGGCGCCAACGCCATGAGCAACGCACCGACGAGCAGATTCTGGACCTCGAAAAAAAGGCCGCTGACGCCCGTACGCGCATCCGGCAGATCAACGAGTCGGAGATGCCCGCCGTGCAGGACCAACTGGCCGAACTCGACGATGAGATTCTGCAAATCCGCAAAGACGAAGCCGCTGGCTTGCGCGACCCCAACCACCTCGACCGGATGAAACTGCGGCTCTTTGGATTGGCTACCTTGCTGGGTACCCTGTTTGTGTACCTCTTCTACGTGTCGTCATTTTATTCGGGCTTTTTGCGCGATGTGGCCACCGAAATGCAGGCAGCTGGCCCCGATGGACAGTCGGCAGTATTATCAGCCATTTTTTCGAAGCAAGCTTTTGTTACGCTGCATTTTCATTGGGCGGGGCCGCTGCTGCTGTTTGTTTTCGGTATCGGGTTGCATGTGCTTTGGGACATAACCGGCTGGTTAGGCAAAGTCGGTTTTGGTGCGCTGCTTCTGGTGGTACTCGGTACGGACGCGTTGATTGCCTACTTCGTGGAACATAAAATCCATGACATGAAAATAATGATGGGCAAGGCAAACGAGACCGATCCGCATGATTGGTGGACTTCGCCGGAGTTCTGGTTGGTGATGGCGCTGGGATTTGTGGCCGCTTTGGCCTGGAGTCTGCTGCTCCACGCCTGGATGCACGAGATTGGCAAGAAAGACGTGTCGCGCCTGACGGCGCTCGAAATTCGCCACCGCGAAGACAAGAAGATTCCGCTCAAAACCCGCATTACCGCCCTGAAAAACCAGCTCCTCGAACTCGAAGGCGACATGGCCCGGCTCGAACTCGACATCAAGGCCCTCCGCGAGAGTCGGCAGGCGGTGGTGTTTAGCCCCTCGGAGCTGGAGAAGTACGTAACTGATTTCTACGACGGCTGGCTCACCTACGTGAACAATCGGATGGGCAACGATGCCGCCCTGCGCGCCGAGTGCGATGCCGTGATGCGGGCCTTCCGGGCACAGCACCTGCCCACGTAGAGACGCATACTTGCGTCTCATAACTTCATCGTCGCCTATACGTCAGCATAGGAGACGCACGTATGCGTCTCTACAGAAAACCATAAACCATTCAACACCATGACCAACTTCTTCTACTGCCTGCTTCTTTCTATGGTTGTCTCAAACGCCACCGTGGCTGCAATCCCTGCTGCCAAACAGCCCACCAATTACGTGGTGCTGCTCGACCTCTCCGACCGGTTGCTGGCCCCCAAACAAGCCGAGCGCGATCTGGCAATGGTGCAGGCCGTGTTTGCTGAATTCGACAGCCGGGTGCGTTCGCAGCAGATCATTTTCTCGAAAGACTGCTTTCGGGTGGTGATTGCCCCGCAAAAAGGCATCAGCTACCGGCCCGAAGCGTTTATGGACGCGCTCTACCTCGACATGGATGCCCTGACGATGGCCGACAAACGCAAGCGGCTCGATGCCCTCCGCGCCGACCTGCCCCGCCAACTCGCGGCCCTGTATCGGCAGGCGCTAACGGGTAAACGCCAAGCCGGACGCGGAACCGCCCGCGACTTTGCCGGCTGCGACCTCTGGCAGTACGCCAACGAGCAACTCCCCACCGACTTGCGCCCTCACGCCCAAAACGTGCTGGTGGTGCTCACCGATGGCTACCTGGACTTTGAGCGCAACACCCACGGCCTCACACAGGGCAACCGCGCTACCGATTCGCGCATGCTCGACCGGCTCCGGCGCGACCCGAACTGGCGGCAAACGCTCGCCCGACCCACCGAGGGGCTTAT
It includes:
- a CDS encoding helix-turn-helix transcriptional regulator, producing MSNALPQPYTDTQFTRLKRIHNALVNNALPAFKLAGEKNPNPLFDGFSERTFYNLLDTLRQLAQNQGAEIRYNQVLNRYECSKRFSLYLALFPDEKNLVSDMAAALDWVARLNEFEGLDGVFLKLEDRAGIAADSSQKAVVHYEQNPLYTGSDWLKPLYDLIRADHPALLTYTEFGREPVAYTFSPYLLKEYNNRWHIYGWAAEPKRLLNLALDRIDKLKPLPDLRRRPCDVDWSTYLTDVVGFTRIEGEPLREYRVRVWFPRAHYVLTKPLHHTQDIGQRTGEFIDFIYHLRWNRELEAALFELGPDAELLEPIDKRAAFAEKARALAGRYGW